A stretch of the Microcella sp. genome encodes the following:
- the relB gene encoding type II toxin-antitoxin system RelB family antitoxin, with protein MLSVRLTAEQDAMLERLARETGRSKSYYVKRALDDFLADRADYLLAIAALEREEPRYSAAEVRRELGL; from the coding sequence ATGCTGTCCGTGCGACTCACTGCAGAACAAGATGCGATGCTCGAGCGGCTCGCCCGTGAAACGGGGCGCAGCAAGAGCTACTACGTCAAGCGCGCTCTCGACGACTTCCTTGCCGACCGCGCCGATTACCTGCTCGCGATCGCGGCCCTCGAGCGCGAGGAGCCTCGGTACTCGGCCGCCGAGGTGAGGCGCGAACTTGGCCTCTGA
- a CDS encoding type II toxin-antitoxin system RelE family toxin — protein sequence MASEVEYTATALRQLRKLDRPIARRIVDYLDEVAQLDDPRSRGKALVGDRAGVWRYRVGDYRILCELRDAELVILALAVGHRSDVYDA from the coding sequence TTGGCCTCTGAGGTCGAGTACACGGCCACAGCACTTCGTCAGCTCCGGAAGCTCGACCGACCGATCGCCCGCAGAATCGTCGACTACCTCGATGAGGTGGCTCAACTCGACGACCCGCGCTCGCGCGGCAAGGCCCTCGTCGGCGATCGTGCCGGCGTGTGGCGGTACCGGGTCGGGGACTACCGCATTCTCTGCGAACTGCGGGATGCGGAGCTCGTGATCCTCGCACTCGCCGTGGGCCACCGGAGCGATGTGTACGACGCGTGA
- the ychF gene encoding redox-regulated ATPase YchF: MALTIGIVGLPNVGKSTLFNALTENDVLAANYPFATIEPNVGVVELPDERLKVLAEIFGSERILPAAVSFVDIAGIVKGASEGEGLGNQFLANIRESDAIAQVVRAFTDSDVVHVAGAVDPASDMETINTELMLADLQTLEKAIPRYEKEVKGKKLDPSVLQAATDAHTLLSAGTTLSSAGFDAAPIRELGLLSAKPFIYVFNVDEGVLGDAARMDELAALVAPAKAVFLDAKIESELIGMDADDAAELLASTGQTESGLNQLARIGFDTLGLQTYLTAGPKESRAWTIGKGWKAPQAAGVIHTDFEKGFIKAEVIGFDDLVECGSVAEARSKGKARIEGKDYVMQDGDVVEFRFQATSGQK; this comes from the coding sequence GTGGCTCTCACTATCGGCATCGTCGGCCTGCCCAACGTCGGCAAGTCCACCCTCTTCAACGCGCTCACCGAGAACGACGTGCTCGCGGCGAACTACCCGTTCGCCACGATCGAGCCCAACGTCGGGGTCGTCGAACTGCCCGATGAGCGCCTGAAGGTGCTCGCCGAGATCTTCGGCAGCGAGCGCATCCTGCCCGCCGCCGTGTCGTTCGTCGACATCGCGGGCATCGTCAAGGGCGCGAGCGAGGGCGAGGGCCTCGGCAACCAGTTCTTGGCGAACATCCGCGAGTCCGACGCGATCGCGCAGGTCGTGCGTGCCTTCACCGACAGCGATGTCGTGCACGTCGCCGGAGCCGTCGACCCCGCCAGCGACATGGAGACCATCAACACCGAGCTCATGCTCGCCGACCTGCAGACGCTCGAGAAGGCGATTCCGCGCTACGAAAAAGAGGTCAAGGGCAAGAAGCTCGACCCCTCGGTGCTGCAGGCGGCGACGGATGCTCACACGCTGCTCTCCGCCGGCACCACCCTGTCTTCCGCCGGCTTCGACGCCGCGCCGATCCGCGAGCTCGGCCTCCTCAGCGCGAAGCCCTTCATCTACGTGTTCAACGTCGACGAGGGCGTGCTCGGCGACGCTGCGCGCATGGATGAACTCGCCGCGCTCGTCGCGCCCGCCAAGGCAGTGTTCTTAGACGCGAAGATCGAGAGCGAACTGATCGGCATGGACGCCGACGACGCCGCCGAACTTTTGGCGTCTACCGGCCAGACCGAGAGCGGGCTCAACCAGCTCGCCCGAATCGGCTTCGACACCCTCGGGCTGCAGACCTACCTCACGGCCGGCCCGAAAGAGTCGCGCGCCTGGACGATCGGCAAGGGCTGGAAGGCTCCCCAGGCTGCGGGCGTCATCCACACCGACTTCGAGAAGGGCTTCATCAAGGCCGAAGTCATCGGCTTCGACGATCTCGTCGAGTGCGGCTCGGTCGCCGAGGCCCGATCCAAGGGCAAGGCTCGCATCGAGGGCAAGGACTACGTCATGCAAGACGGCGACGTGGTCGAGTTCCGGTTCCAAGCAACATCTGGGCAGAAGTAG
- a CDS encoding gamma-glutamyltransferase family protein has product MSLFTPAPADRTRPELRGTFGMAASTHWLATATAQSVLERGGTAVDAAVAAAFVLHVVEPHLNGPGGDLTAIVAPAGEHPFVLAGQGAAPAAATIEHYRGLGLDEVPGAGPLAAAVPGSVVAWLHLLATRGTWELADVLAPALDYARDGHPVHANVVRTITAVAPLFEQHWPTSAAQWMPSGRIPEPGDMITNEPWAQLLARLSAAGESTGTRESRVHAAVALWNEVVGAEVEKFVQTPVQHSIGGALAGVLTTADLDAYSPAEEAPASLTFRGVEVLKAGLWTQGPALLQSLAILDAAAAAHGDDVLDPSTALGVHTITEALKLALADRDAWFADPAVIDDTNALLADLLAPAYAAERAALIGQTASREVRPGHPGGREPWMPPVRLAGTAAATLPGSGEPTLDRAGRQRGDTCHLDVVDRHGTTISATPSGGWLQSSPTIPSLGFCLGTRLQMTWLDADSPSALSPGIRPRSTLSPTMLMRDGRVVEALGTPGGDQQDQWQLLYLLRRIVGGYEPQQAIDAPMFHTDAMVASFEPRTVQPASLTVESRLGDEVIDELRARGHEVTVMGPWSLGRLSCVGIEHDRGWMFAAANSRGNQGYAAGR; this is encoded by the coding sequence ATGAGCCTCTTCACCCCCGCGCCCGCCGACCGCACCCGCCCCGAGCTGCGCGGAACCTTTGGCATGGCGGCGAGCACGCACTGGCTCGCGACGGCGACGGCGCAGTCGGTGCTCGAGCGGGGCGGCACCGCAGTTGACGCCGCTGTGGCCGCGGCCTTCGTGCTGCACGTCGTCGAGCCACACCTCAACGGCCCGGGCGGAGACCTGACGGCGATCGTGGCGCCCGCGGGAGAGCATCCGTTCGTGCTGGCCGGGCAGGGCGCCGCACCCGCCGCTGCGACCATCGAGCACTATCGCGGGCTCGGGCTCGACGAGGTTCCGGGGGCGGGGCCGCTCGCCGCCGCTGTGCCCGGCTCGGTCGTCGCCTGGTTGCACCTACTCGCCACGCGCGGCACCTGGGAGCTCGCCGACGTGCTCGCCCCGGCCCTCGACTATGCGCGCGACGGGCACCCCGTGCACGCGAACGTCGTGCGGACGATCACGGCGGTCGCGCCGTTGTTCGAGCAGCACTGGCCGACGTCGGCGGCGCAGTGGATGCCCTCCGGGCGCATCCCGGAGCCCGGCGACATGATCACCAACGAGCCGTGGGCGCAGCTGCTCGCGCGGCTGTCGGCCGCGGGTGAGTCGACCGGCACCCGGGAGTCGCGCGTGCACGCGGCCGTCGCGCTGTGGAACGAGGTGGTGGGTGCTGAGGTCGAAAAGTTCGTGCAGACTCCGGTGCAGCACTCGATCGGTGGCGCGCTGGCGGGCGTGCTCACGACCGCTGACCTCGACGCGTACTCTCCCGCCGAGGAGGCGCCGGCGTCGCTCACCTTCCGCGGAGTCGAGGTGCTCAAGGCCGGGCTCTGGACTCAGGGGCCCGCCCTGCTGCAGTCGCTCGCCATTCTCGACGCGGCTGCCGCGGCGCACGGAGACGACGTGCTCGACCCCTCCACGGCGCTCGGCGTGCACACGATCACCGAGGCGCTCAAGCTCGCGCTCGCCGACCGCGACGCCTGGTTCGCCGACCCCGCCGTGATCGATGACACGAATGCGCTGCTCGCCGACCTGCTGGCCCCTGCGTACGCGGCCGAGCGCGCCGCACTCATCGGCCAGACCGCATCGCGCGAGGTGCGCCCCGGCCACCCCGGCGGGCGCGAGCCGTGGATGCCACCTGTTCGCCTCGCCGGCACCGCCGCGGCCACGCTACCCGGCTCGGGCGAGCCCACGCTCGACCGCGCGGGCCGCCAGCGCGGCGACACCTGCCACCTCGATGTCGTCGACCGCCACGGCACGACGATCTCGGCGACGCCCTCGGGCGGTTGGCTGCAGTCGTCGCCGACGATCCCCTCGCTCGGCTTCTGCCTCGGCACGCGGTTGCAGATGACGTGGCTGGATGCCGACTCTCCCTCGGCGCTGAGCCCGGGCATCCGCCCCCGCAGCACGCTGTCACCGACGATGTTGATGCGCGACGGGCGTGTGGTCGAGGCGCTCGGCACTCCGGGTGGCGACCAGCAGGACCAGTGGCAGCTGCTCTACCTGCTGCGCCGCATCGTCGGCGGCTATGAGCCGCAGCAGGCGATCGACGCCCCGATGTTCCACACGGATGCGATGGTGGCGTCGTTCGAGCCGCGCACGGTGCAGCCGGCGTCGCTCACGGTCGAGTCGCGGCTCGGCGACGAGGTGATCGACGAGCTGCGGGCCCGCGGGCACGAGGT